One Pieris brassicae chromosome 11, ilPieBrab1.1, whole genome shotgun sequence DNA window includes the following coding sequences:
- the LOC123715953 gene encoding facilitated trehalose transporter Tret1-like, which produces MTAKTRSHWKEYGTALCATLITATAGTCYGWPSPILQYLQSPQSYIPTTADEGSWIVSIMILCSALTPIPSAYFADRFGRKTTLLLGAVPFIIGWLLVIVAKSVAVLYVARMFSGLGYGIVYTVAPMYTGEIATNEVRGALSTLITLMNKVGILAQYCIGPFVTIKTLAAINLALPITFVLTFIFLPESPYYYLKFERTERAERSLRHLRSGDIRLELKNIEINVQEDMKNRGSWGDLVTEATNRKALWISLGIFTIQQFCGSAALVAYAQTIFDITDSHIEPYKATIYVGCVQVATCCLSVLLVDRVGRKPLLLLSALGVGLMNGVLGTYFYFYLSNKESVAILHWLPIAAMMIYIICYAVGLSTVPYVIIGEMFPTNVKLYASCVAHIYTGVSMFAVQKLFQVIRDTYGIYTVFWGFSACSILGLVFILAVLPETKGKSFACIQAQLKREVARDNASKLMTVEY; this is translated from the exons CGACGCTGATCACCGCAACAGCAGGAACTTGCTACGGTTGGCCTTCCCCCATTCTTCAGTATCTGCAGTCACCGCAGAGTTACATACCGACAACAGCCGATGAAGGATCATGGATCGTCTCCATCATGATCCTGTGCTCGGCACTCACGCCTATACCATCAGCATACTTTGCAGACCGCTTTGGCAGAAAAACCACATTACTCCTTGGAGCAGTCCCCTTCATAATTGGCTGGTTATTAGTCATCGTAGCCAAGTCTGTTGCCGTGCTATATGTGGCTAGAATGTTCTCCGGGCTTGGTTATGGAATAGTGTATACAGTTGCACCAATGTACACGGGAGAAATAGCTACGAATGAAGTCCGTGGCGCCCTCTCTACACTTATCACATTGATGAATAAG GTTGGAATTCTTGCCCAATACTGCATCGGACCATTCGTAACCATAAAAACCTTAGCCGCTATCAACTTGGCCCTGCCCATTACATTCGTATTAACTTTCATTTTTCTACCCGAATCGCCCTACTATTACCTGAAATTTGAGCGCACGGAGAGAGCAGAACGTTCTCTTAGACATTTACGCAGTGGTGATATAAGATTAGAACTTaaaaacatagaaataaacGTTCAGGAGGACATGAAAAACCGAGGCTCATGGGGCGATCTGGTTACCGAAGCGACCAACAGAAAAGCCCTCTGGATAAGTTTAGGTATTTTCACAATCCAACAGTTTTGTGGTAGCGCTGCTCTTGTTGCGTATGCTCAAACAATATTTGATATCACTGATAGTCATATAGAGCCGTATAAGGCAACAATATATGTGGGATGTGTCCAAGTTGCCACTTGCTGCCTGTCGGTTCTTTTGGTCGATCGTGTTGGACGGAAACCATTGCTTCTATTGTCTGCGTTAGGGGTGGGACTAATGAATGGCGTTCTTGGAACATATTTCTACTTCTACCTGTCGAATAAGGAGTCAGTCGCAATCCTTCATTGGCTACCGATAGCGGCTAtgatgatttatattatttgctaCGCTGTTGGTCTATCCACGGTGCCCTATGTGATTATTGGAGAAATGTTCCCTACCAACGTCAAATTGTACGCCTCTTGTGTCGCTCATATTTATACTGGAGTTTCGATGTTTGCTGTTCAGAAACTCTTCcag GTAATAAGAGATACATATGGTATCTACACAGTTTTCTGGGGCTTCTCTGCGTGCTCAATCCTCGGGCTGGTGTTCATTCTAGCCGTGCTACCCGAGACCAAGGGGAAATCATTTGCTTGCATACAGGCTCAGCTGAAAAGAGAAGTCGCCCGCGACAACGCAAGCAAACTTATGACTGTCGAGTATTAA
- the LOC123715952 gene encoding myrosinase 1-like: MKFISFVFIVIFIRNGEGVNFSGGLKSNYTFPKDFSFGVSTAAIQIEGAWNEDGKSESIWDNLVRRNPNFTKDGSTPNVAADSYHLYKRDAEMVHELGVDIYRFSISWPRILPNGLLNSVNNLGIQYYKNLINELEKYNITPMVTIYHWDLPQKLQDMGGWSNEHIIEYYTDYANLLFENFADKVKYWVTFNEPMQTCLEGYGGTYRAPALNRHGIAEYLCTHNLLKAHADVFHLYNKQYRPRYGGKIGISLDSNWAQPKTNSPSDIKAAELYLRTHVGWYAHPIFSSEGNYPPELIQLVDEKSRHQNYSRSRLPKFTQAEVDHIKGTADFFGLNHYTTYLLSMAETEVGQIPSHENDVGIVRVQNPKWPSMSSSNWLKVVPFGFRRLLAWITRTYNNIPIIVTENGYADYSGIHDDARVTYYCHYLNALLHAIHEDKSNVQGYFAWSLMDNWEWDDGFVSRFGLYLVDFNSQNKTRTAKDSARLYTSVVSSRGLPENYDPDDYTAFSSASKVLPTVLPLIPLYRYLL; this comes from the exons ATGAagtttatttcttttgtttttattgttatatttataag AAATGGCGAAGGTGTTAACTTTTCCGGTGGCCTTAAGTCAAACTATACGTTTCCAAAAGATTTTTCCTTTGGCGTTTCAACAGCTGCTATACAAATAGAGGGAGCTTGGAATGAAGATG GAAAGTCTGAAAGCATATGGGACAACCTAGTTCGCAGAAATCCAAACTTTACGAAAGATGGTTCGACTCCCAACGTAGCAGCTGATTCATATCACCTATACAAGCGAGATGCGGAAATGGTCCATGAACTCGGTGTAGATATTTACCGTTTCTCTATATCTTGGCCACGAATATTACCCAACGGCTTATTAAACTCCGTCAATAATTTAGGCATTCAgtattacaaaaatcttatcaaCGAACTAGAGAAATACAACATTACACCCATGGTTACTATATATCATTGGGATCTGCCCCAGAAATTGCAAGATATGGGAGGTTGGAGCAACGAGCACATTATAGAGTACTATACAGATTATGccaatttattgtttgaaaaCTTTGCTGATAAAGTGAAATACTGGGTCACGTTCAATGAGCCGATGCAGACTTGTTTGGAAGGTTATGGAGGTACTTATAGGGCACCGGCCCTGAACAGACATGGTATCGCCGAGTACCTCTGCACGCATAATCTGCTTAAGGCCCATGCTGATGTATTTCACTTGTATAATAAACAGTACCGACCACGATATGgag GTAAAATTGGTATTTCACTTGACTCTAATTGGGCACAACCGAAAACTAACTCTCCAAGTGATATAAAAGCTGCTGAACTATATTTAAGAACTCAC GTTGGCTGGTATGCTCACCCTATTTTCTCAAGCGAAGGAAATTATCCACCAGAACTGATTCAACTTGTAGACGAAAAAAGTCGGCATCAAAACTACTCCAGATCACGTCTACCTAAATTCACTCAAGCAGAAGTGGATCACATTAAGGGAACAGCAGATTTCTTTGGATTGAACCACTATACCACGTACTTGCTGAGCATGGCAGAGACGGAAGTGGGACAAATCCCATCTCATGAGAATGATGTTGGTATTGTACGGGTTCAAAATCCTAAGTGGCCATCGATGTCTTCTTCAAATTGGTTGAAA gTGGTACCATTCGGGTTCCGTCGTCTTCTAGCGTGGATAACAAGGACGTACAATAACATTCCAATAATCGTTACCGAAAACGGGTACGCGGATTACAGTGGAATTCATGATGACGCAAGAGTTACCTACTACTGCCATTACTTGAATGCCCTGTTACATGCGATACATGAAGACAAGAGCAATGTACAAGGATACTTCGCGTGGAGCCTTATGGATAACTGGGAATGGGACGATGGATTTGT GTCTCGCTTCGGTCTTTACTTGGTCGATTTTAATAGTCAGAATAAAACGAGGACTGCCAAGGATTCGGCACGATTGTACACGAGTGTGGTCTCCTCGCGAGGCTTGCCAGAGAATTACGATCCTGATGACTACACTGCCTTCTCATCAGCATCGAAAGTCCTGCCGACTGTGCTCCCCCTCATCCCCTTATACCGATAtctactttaa